The genomic DNA AGCAGTCGATCGGAATCGCCCTCTCGCGCGCCCCCACCGCCACGACGCCCGCCACCGCCGCGGCCACCGCGGCCACCCGCCGAGCCGCCCTGGCTCTTGTTGCCGCCCCGCATCGTGAACTCGATGACGTCGTACAGGCTCAGCATGCCCACGAGGTCGTCCCCGTCGACGACCGGCAGATGGGCGATTCCGGCCTCCCGAAGGAGATTGAGCGCCTTCCCGATCGTGGTATCGGGGGTCGCGCTGATCAGGTCCGAACTGTACGCGTCGTCGACGGTCGCCGCGTCGAGGAACGGACGGACGGCCTCGAGCACGGCATCCCCGGTCACCACACCGACGACCTGGCCGTCGCGGAGTACGGGGAGCGTCCTGGCGTCGCTCCCGATCATGAGTCGCGCGACCTCGCGGACGTCCTCGGTGCGGTCGACCGTCGGGACGTGCTGGACCTGTGAGCCGACCTTCGCGGACGGCTGGTTGGACGAGGACGCCAGCTGCCGGCGACTCACGATGCCGCGGTACTCGTCGCCGTCGGTTACGACGACGGCATCGAGTTCCTGATTCTCGAACGCCCCGGCGACTTTCGAGAGCGGGGTTCCGATATCGAACTCGGTAAACTTCGGAGAGAGTATCTCGGAGATATCCATGATGACTCCTAGTGTAAGGGGCGCAGGACGGTTATGCCTGTCCCAGCCCTGAAGGTGGGGCGGTGGGGTGTGGACCACCGAACTGCGCCGGCTGCATCGAGACGCCCACCGACGGGGGTTCCGGCGGATAAACCGGAGACGACGATACGAAACTCCGCTCTCCGGCTCCATCCGTCACGGCAGCGAACGCCCTGAGACGGCGCGCTCCGTACTCGTGGTAGTGACATCCGGACAGAAGGGCTCTGTTGCCCGCCTCGACCGCTGATCGGTTGTTGCGGCCGTGCTGAATACAGGGCGCATCTACAGCATGCCTACGGGTGGTAATTCTCCGGCGCGTCGTCCCGGTGGCCCGACTCTTCTCAGCCCGAGTGAGCGGAATACGGTTGGTTGGAGAACATCTCGGCGAGTTCGGTCAGTAGTGACTCTGCCGAATCATGACCATGGTATCGGATCTGGTGAGTGCGAGTGTCGTACTCAACCCACCCGTTCGATTCGAGCTGCGGGAGGTGGATGTGCGTCAGTTCGAGAACGACTCGCTCTCGGTCCATCTCAGGGACGCGCCGGGTAATGTGCTCGGCCACCTCCTCCAGCGTGGCTGTATCCGTTGATTCGATGTTCTCGAAATAGTGGATGGCCTCCCGACGGAGGTGATGACGAAGGGTATCCAGCAATCTGTTGATCGTCGGGGCCTTGTCCGGATAACACTCTGCCTGTGACATGGTAACAATGGGGTTGGCGGCCGACAGTGATAATCCCTCTGCCCACTCGAAATCGACCATTCGGTTGAGACCGATTTGCTGAATCCATCCCCTCTATTCAGCACACGACATCTGTCCGGTCCTGAGGGACTCAACAGAGCCGGCCGAAGGGGTCGCTCGGCGTAGTGGCGCTCAGCGCTCGGCGCGCTCGACGACCGCCGCGGCCAGCGCCTCGAACTCGGCCACGTCGGGTACCACGTCCACCTCGATACCCGCGCGCTCCGCGCGCTCGCGCGTGGGCTCGCCGATGCAGCCGACGACGGCGTCGTTCAGCCCGGCGATGGCGGGTGCCCGGATACCCCGGTCGTCGGCGGCCGCGAGGAAGTTCTCGACGGTCATCGAGGCGGTGAAGCAGGCGCCCGCGAGCTGGCCGCGGGCGGCGAGGTCGGCCGACGAGCCCGCACCCTCGGGCCGGACGAGCCGGTAGAGGACCGTCTCGTGGACGTACGCCCCCGCGTCCTCCAACCCGTCGAGTAGCACGTCGCTCCCGTGGTCCGAGCGCGCGACCTCGACACGGGCCCCGCCGACCCGGTCGGCGAGCGCGTCGACCAGCCCCGCCGAGGAGTACTGCTCGGGCACCACGTCGACCGTGTAGCCGGCCTCGCGCAGCGCGTCGGCCGTCGAGGAACCGATGGCACAGACCATCGTCTCGCCCGCCGTCCAGCCCGCATCCGCCAGCAGCTCGACGCCGGAGGTGCTGGTGAAGACGGCGAACTCGGCGTCCTCGCGGGGCGCGTCCCCGGTCGGCTCGATGGCGAGCATCGGGTCGAGGACGGGTTCGGCCCCGAGGTCGCGGATCGTCTCGGCTGCAGCGGCCGCACGGCCGTCGTCCGGCCGGAAGACGGCGATCTTCATCGGGTCACCTCCGGGCCGGGGGTGGCCGCCCCGTCCGGATTCTGTATCGCGCCCACCGGTTTATCGGATGCGTGGCCCCTGATCATGTCTCGTCCCCGTACTCTCCGAGTTCGTTGGCGAGGAACTCCCGAACGCGCTCTCGCGTGCCCGCGACCCCGCCGATGACGGTGATGGCGGGCGGCTCGATGCCCTCGCGGTCGCGCACGTCGACGATGGTGTCCAGGGTGCCCGTGGCGACGCGCTGGTCCGGCCAGGTGGCGCGCTCGACCAGCGCGACGGGCGTGTCGCCGGCCATCCCGGCTTCCCGGAGGGCGTCGGTGTAGGCCGGGAGCTTGCCGACCCCCATCAGGACGACGATGGTGCCACCTGTGGCCGCGAGCGCCTCCCAGTCGACCATCGACTCCTCCTTGGTGGGGTCCTCGTGGCCCGTGACGAACGACACCGAGGAGGTGTGGTCGCGGTGCGTGACGGGGATGCCCGCGACGCCAGGGCCAGCGATGGCGCTGGTGATACCGGGGACGTACTCGAACGGGATGCCCTCGCTGGCGAGGTGTTCGGCCTCCTCGCCCCCACGGCCGAAGACGAACGGGTCGCCGCCCTTCAGCCGGACGACTCGCTTCCCCTCGCGGGCGAGTTCGACGAGCCGGTCGTTGGTGTACTCCTGGGAGGTGCGCTCGCCGCCCGCGCGCTTGCCCACGTCCTCGCGCTTCGCCTCGGGGATGGAGCCGAGGATCTCCGGGCCCGGGAGCTTGTCGTGGAGGACGACGTCGGCCTCCTCGAGCAGGCGCTTCGCCTTCACCGTCATGAGTTCGGGGTCGCCGGGACCGCTGCCGACGAGGTAGACGGTGCCGACCGGCGGGTCCTCACCTTCGTCCGCCCCGCTCATCGGGCGCCCTCCGTCTCCTCGTGCTCCTCGGCGGTCTTGCGGGCTGCTTCGACCAGTTCCGCGCCGCCGCGGTCCGCGATGTCGGCCGCGAACCGGCGGGCGGCGTCGGCGTGGTCGTTCGCGGGCAGGTCCCGGGTCTCACGGATGGGCTCCTCGCCCGCGCGGTCGAGCACTCGTGCGACGACGTGGACGTACTCGCCGCGGACGGTGGCGTAGACGCCCAGTGGCGCCACGCAGCCGCCGCCGAGTTCCTTCAGGACCGTCCGCTCGACCGTGGTCTCCACCCGCGTTCGCGGGTGGTCGATGGCCTCCCGGAACGACTCGGCGTCGTCGGCGAGCGCGGTCACGGCGATGGCACCCTGCCCCGGCGCGGGGACGAAC from Haloglomus litoreum includes the following:
- a CDS encoding CBS domain-containing protein codes for the protein MDISEILSPKFTEFDIGTPLSKVAGAFENQELDAVVVTDGDEYRGIVSRRQLASSSNQPSAKVGSQVQHVPTVDRTEDVREVARLMIGSDARTLPVLRDGQVVGVVTGDAVLEAVRPFLDAATVDDAYSSDLISATPDTTIGKALNLLREAGIAHLPVVDGDDLVGMLSLYDVIEFTMRGGNKSQGGSAGGRGGRGGGGRRGGGGAREGDSDRLLDLPVRNLMSDAVVTVARNAPLDEVVETMFEREISSLVVTADGTGDPVGIITKTDVIEALTWERDDRNAVQVFGLELLEGMDYDDVAALIEDMTAKYGEMSVIKASIELQEHKEQTRGVPLVLARIRLVTDRGYFTADGEGYGASHALRLAANAVERQLLKGKTYGQSKKRPDPDEQAQLYGWWLGS
- a CDS encoding DUF7344 domain-containing protein, with the translated sequence MVDFEWAEGLSLSAANPIVTMSQAECYPDKAPTINRLLDTLRHHLRREAIHYFENIESTDTATLEEVAEHITRRVPEMDRERVVLELTHIHLPQLESNGWVEYDTRTHQIRYHGHDSAESLLTELAEMFSNQPYSAHSG
- a CDS encoding uroporphyrinogen-III synthase; amino-acid sequence: MKIAVFRPDDGRAAAAAETIRDLGAEPVLDPMLAIEPTGDAPREDAEFAVFTSTSGVELLADAGWTAGETMVCAIGSSTADALREAGYTVDVVPEQYSSAGLVDALADRVGGARVEVARSDHGSDVLLDGLEDAGAYVHETVLYRLVRPEGAGSSADLAARGQLAGACFTASMTVENFLAAADDRGIRAPAIAGLNDAVVGCIGEPTRERAERAGIEVDVVPDVAEFEALAAAVVERAER
- the cobA gene encoding uroporphyrinogen-III C-methyltransferase, producing the protein MSGADEGEDPPVGTVYLVGSGPGDPELMTVKAKRLLEEADVVLHDKLPGPEILGSIPEAKREDVGKRAGGERTSQEYTNDRLVELAREGKRVVRLKGGDPFVFGRGGEEAEHLASEGIPFEYVPGITSAIAGPGVAGIPVTHRDHTSSVSFVTGHEDPTKEESMVDWEALAATGGTIVVLMGVGKLPAYTDALREAGMAGDTPVALVERATWPDQRVATGTLDTIVDVRDREGIEPPAITVIGGVAGTRERVREFLANELGEYGDET